The genomic region CGAGTATTTGTGTCCTATAGCTGGGTCCTCAGACCAGTACAAGCTCCACGTCTCTTGTAGACTTTCCTGTCTGACTCACAGTGCAGTCAGTGGCTATTTTATCTCTAACAGACTAGTTAAACGCTGTAGACCTATGTAGACCTGTACCTGACCTGAActccaaaaaacacaaaaatctaaaCATCATTACTCTACATGTATCATTACATGTATCATTACATGGATCACGTGGATCTACACACGTGTAAGTACTTGTGTATAAAAATATGCATAAGCAAAGCAGGTGTTTGTGTTAATTTATTGCAAAGAATCACTATTTAAAAAGAAGCATTAATAACACAACAGCAATCAATTGTTAACAActcatgaaatataaaaacaggtTTGCTGCAAAATTCAAAATCAAATCTAAGAATtcagatgaaataaaatacCAATTATCTCCAAAGAACCCCCacagaaaaaactgaagaacTGAGCATTTTTCAGTGATGATCCAAACATAACCCTTCATTTAAAACGCTAAACATTGACAAGTAAATACAACATTTTTTGCAACTGATTATATTAAGGAAAAGTCTCTGAAATTGTACTAttcacatgaaaacagagaCTTCTGTGTACTGTTACTCCAGCTGCTAAAAACATCTTCATGACtgggtttttatttcttcaattCACAAAAAGGTGGAACATTTGTTTTATGACTCGTGCTGCACTAAAATGTCCTAAACTAGAACTGGTGAAAGTTGCTGCTCGACCTCCAGTTTGACTTTGTTATGTTTTACGTGAAAAATGATTTTCCACACTGATCAGTGCAGCTTGTTTCTAATTTGAATGTTTCTTAAAACGTGTCACATTTCTATGGTTTCTGTTTATTGTGAACACGCTGATGGACTTTGAGATAACCTGATGTGGTAAAAGATTTCCCACATTAAATTTTAGGAGCTGAAAGCTTTTCCACATTGACCAAactgtatggtttctctccagtgtgaactCCAGTGTGAATTCttacatgtttcattaaattagctttttgagTAAAGGCTTTCCCACACTTGTTACAGCTGTACGGTTTCTCTCCAGCGTGCAATCGCTGGTGAATTTTAAGATAACTTGATGTAGTAAAAGCTTTCCCACACTGGTCACACCAGtacggtttctctccagtgtggatACGTTGGTGAGTTCTCAGATGACCTATTGTAGTAAAAGCTTTCCCACATTGGTCGCAGCTGTACGGTTTCTCCCCAGTGTGAATGCGTTGGTGAGTTCTTAAGTCTTTCAACCAACTGAAAGCTGCTCCACATTgatcacagctgtgtgttttttctccactgtgaatAAATTGGTGGGATTTTAGTTGACTTGATGTGGTGAAAGTTttcccacactggtcacagctgTAAGGTTTTTCTCCAGTGTGGATGCGCTGGTGTATTTTAAGGTCTTTTGAAGTCCTGAAGGCTttcccacactggtcacagctgtaaggtttctctccagtgtgaactCCCTGATGAATCTTTAGACTGGTTGTGCATGTGAACTCTTTATTACATTGCAGACAGCGCATGTATTTgggtctttttcttcttctttgtttctaaATTAACAGATATACAGAGAGATTTTGTTAGATCTTACAGTGAAGAACAAAACAGTATCAATacttaaaatactgaaaacctCAACTCAGTGATTCAGAAAATTTCAATAAAATGAGATTAAATAAAGTCTAGTGTGAGTTGAATCATGAAGTTCTCTGGAGTAACGTGGCAGCTTCACTGAAAACCCAAATAGggggaaaagaagaggaagccTCTAAGAACTTAACATCAATGATGGAAAACTTCTGCACACAACTCAAACAACACTTAGCAGTGACAGCCAGCAAAGTTAAACGAGTCGCTCTCAACTTAAGCGAATGCAAAGAGcggacaaaaggaaaaacaacagctacTCAAACCAAAAAGGAGAATGCTGCTGTAAAAGAAAGAGTTCTCAACTCTGAGAGATACAAACGTTGATGGAATCAACAAGAGGTGAAGACACGGTAAAATACCTCCATGTGGGCCACACAGATAGATACCATCACGAACACAGTTCACCGAATCAGCTGGAAACAAGAAGGTCAAATGAGTTAGATAATCCTACAGTTTGTTATAACACAGCACAAGGACACTCCCTGAGGAAGCAGCAAAGACACGAttaacaaacacagagagaaacacaactCTGCTCTGTTGCCACAGAACAAGTCGGCAAGAGAGGATGACAAGATGGCCTTCTTTAGGAGAACCGTCTTAGACTCAcctcacagaggaggaaaaaacagacCTGAACCCGGACTGGTTGTGACTAAACTGTTCTAAGTAACCGTTCTCACGTTCTGAAAGACTGTTCACAATTTCACACATTCCAAAAATATCTGCAGGAATGAAACGAACCATCAGGTGGTTTGGAACGTTTCCTTTGGTTTGAATGGGTCCCTGCACTAATGTAGAAACAACCTAATTATCTTAAAACCATGTCTCTGTCCATTTCTC from Anabas testudineus chromosome 18, fAnaTes1.2, whole genome shotgun sequence harbors:
- the LOC113166680 gene encoding LOW QUALITY PROTEIN: zinc finger protein 239-like (The sequence of the model RefSeq protein was modified relative to this genomic sequence to represent the inferred CDS: substituted 2 bases at 2 genomic stop codons): MRCLQCNKEFTCTTSLKIHQGVHTGEKPYSCDQCGKAFRTSKDLKIHQRIHTGEKPYSCDQCGKTFTTSSQLKSHQFIHSGEKTHSCDQCGAAFSWLKDLRTHQRIHTGEKPYSCDQCGKAFTTIGHLRTHQRIHTGEKPYWCDQCGKAFTTSSYLKIHQRLHAGEKPYSCNKCGKAFTQKANLMKHVRIHTGVHTGEKPYSLVNVEKLSAPKIXCGKSFTTSGYLKVHQRVHNKQKPXKCDTF